The proteins below are encoded in one region of Metabacillus dongyingensis:
- a CDS encoding C40 family peptidase, whose protein sequence is MTIRKGRVAVSVAAVWTSKDSPRDLDEKAVVNPADIESWLNGLTYETSLALCNENRIQTQALLGEEVLIIDEQDGYAHVIIPAQSSSKDERGYPGWMPLCQIELNAESLHGPIAVVQSKKNMLYSEDETPQFDLSFQTILTVLKGGTEWIEVETPYGKGKLKTADVSIYDAFESVPNGSGQDIVACGERFIGLPYLWGGMSSFGFDCSGFSYTMCKANGYIIPRDAHDQAASGEKVELTAIKPGDLLFFAYEEGKGSLHHVGIYYGDGKLLHSPNTGKSIEILDMAGTIYEKELCAARRYWLKTEG, encoded by the coding sequence ATGACAATACGAAAAGGAAGAGTGGCGGTATCCGTTGCAGCCGTATGGACGTCAAAGGATTCCCCGCGTGATTTGGATGAAAAAGCAGTTGTGAATCCGGCTGATATTGAATCATGGCTGAACGGGCTAACATATGAAACGAGTCTTGCTCTATGTAATGAAAATCGGATCCAGACTCAGGCTTTGCTTGGAGAAGAAGTATTGATCATAGACGAACAGGATGGCTATGCACATGTCATTATACCTGCTCAGTCCTCCTCAAAGGATGAAAGAGGGTACCCGGGGTGGATGCCTCTTTGCCAAATCGAACTGAATGCAGAATCACTGCATGGACCTATCGCAGTTGTTCAAAGCAAAAAAAACATGCTTTATTCAGAAGATGAAACACCTCAATTTGATCTAAGTTTTCAAACCATTTTGACGGTTCTAAAAGGAGGAACAGAGTGGATTGAAGTAGAAACACCATATGGCAAAGGAAAACTGAAGACAGCGGATGTTTCCATTTATGATGCTTTTGAAAGTGTTCCAAATGGAAGCGGTCAGGACATTGTGGCTTGTGGCGAAAGATTTATCGGTCTTCCTTATCTTTGGGGCGGAATGAGCAGCTTTGGATTTGATTGTTCAGGGTTCAGTTACACAATGTGCAAAGCAAATGGATACATCATTCCTAGAGATGCCCATGATCAGGCTGCTTCAGGGGAAAAAGTAGAGCTTACCGCGATTAAACCGGGGGATTTATTATTTTTTGCGTACGAAGAAGGGAAAGGAAGCCTTCATCACGTAGGCATTTATTACGGAGACGGCAAGCTTCTTCATTCGCCAAACACCGGAAAGTCGATTGAGATTCTAGATATGGCCGGAACCATTTATGAAAAGGAATTATGTGCAGCTAGACGCTATTGGCTAAAGACGGAGGGATAA
- a CDS encoding ABC transporter ATP-binding protein gives MTVDNLLEVRNLKKHFHLGKGATLKAVDGISFTVKKGETFGIVGESGCGKSTAGRTILGLYDQTEGDVLFNGKNIHELKGKDKFAYYRQMQMIFQDPYASLNPRSTVLEIISEPMEVHGLYKNKQGRTEKVHQLLEDVGLNRDHANRYPHEFSGGQRQRIGIARALALDPEFIIADEPISALDVSVQAQVVNLMKRLQKEKGLTYLFIAHDLSMVKQISDRIGVMYLGHLVEQTASSELYKKPLHPYTQALLTAIPIPDPDIEDKRERIILQGELPSPMNPPSGCVFRTRCAYAMEACASKKPVWQEVEENHFVACHLYDRSIMGDQDFSQIAATK, from the coding sequence ATAACAGTGGACAATTTGCTTGAAGTACGAAATTTAAAGAAACATTTTCACCTTGGTAAAGGGGCAACTCTAAAAGCAGTAGACGGCATTTCATTCACGGTGAAAAAAGGAGAAACGTTCGGAATCGTCGGGGAGTCGGGGTGCGGAAAATCAACTGCCGGCAGAACCATTCTTGGCTTATACGATCAGACAGAAGGAGATGTATTATTTAACGGCAAAAACATCCATGAATTAAAAGGAAAAGACAAATTTGCCTACTATCGTCAGATGCAAATGATATTTCAGGATCCATATGCATCATTAAATCCGCGGTCAACCGTCCTTGAGATCATCTCTGAACCGATGGAAGTTCACGGCTTGTATAAAAATAAGCAGGGCCGGACGGAAAAAGTGCATCAGCTGCTTGAAGATGTGGGATTAAACCGTGATCATGCCAACCGATATCCGCACGAATTCAGCGGAGGGCAAAGACAGCGGATCGGTATTGCCCGCGCACTTGCCCTTGATCCGGAATTCATTATCGCAGATGAGCCGATTTCGGCTCTAGATGTTTCCGTGCAGGCTCAAGTTGTGAATCTAATGAAACGCCTGCAAAAGGAAAAAGGACTCACCTACCTTTTTATTGCGCATGATCTGTCCATGGTGAAGCAAATCAGCGACCGCATCGGTGTTATGTACTTAGGCCACCTTGTTGAGCAGACCGCAAGCAGCGAGCTTTACAAAAAACCGCTGCATCCTTATACTCAGGCACTTTTGACAGCAATTCCGATTCCTGATCCGGATATAGAGGATAAGCGGGAGCGCATTATCCTACAGGGCGAGCTGCCGAGCCCAATGAATCCGCCAAGCGGCTGTGTATTCAGAACACGCTGTGCCTATGCGATGGAAGCCTGTGCATCTAAAAAGCCCGTGTGGCAGGAAGTAGAGGAAAATCATTTCGTTGCCTGTCATTTATATGACCGCAGCATCATGGGCGACCAGGATTTTTCCCAAATCGCAGCGACGAAATGA
- a CDS encoding serine hydrolase, with the protein MTGFEQRLEEVMERCPGRIGLSIDLNGRIFERDSRVIFSSASLIKLPILLTAFHQKEHGILTLEEKVKLCDIEKTGGAGVLQSFSDDAVLTILDLLTLMIVVSDNAATNYMIHKAGRPAISACIKELNLTGTELNRNMMDLEAIKNGLNNWTAADDILKCLKAIGGEGYFSAASRKQMADILQKQQFTDKLPYHMDKEKVYAGNKTGELPGIEHDCAIIRFGNRTAYAAVLIDQLQNKEAGRRTISEIGKLIYEELTDM; encoded by the coding sequence ATGACGGGATTTGAGCAAAGGCTTGAGGAAGTGATGGAACGCTGTCCTGGAAGAATAGGACTGTCAATAGATCTAAATGGGAGAATCTTCGAACGGGACAGCCGCGTAATTTTTTCATCGGCGAGTCTGATCAAACTTCCCATCCTGCTGACAGCTTTTCATCAAAAAGAGCACGGCATTCTTACTTTAGAAGAAAAGGTGAAATTGTGTGATATTGAAAAAACAGGCGGAGCCGGTGTCCTGCAGTCTTTTTCAGATGATGCTGTCTTAACCATTTTAGATTTGCTTACATTAATGATTGTCGTTTCTGATAATGCGGCGACAAATTACATGATTCATAAAGCCGGAAGACCGGCAATAAGCGCCTGTATAAAGGAACTGAATCTCACAGGGACTGAACTGAACAGGAATATGATGGATTTGGAAGCAATCAAGAACGGTTTGAATAACTGGACGGCAGCAGATGACATCCTGAAGTGCCTGAAAGCAATCGGCGGGGAAGGTTACTTCTCTGCAGCAAGCAGAAAACAGATGGCAGACATCCTTCAAAAGCAGCAATTCACAGACAAGCTTCCCTATCACATGGATAAGGAAAAGGTATACGCAGGCAACAAAACCGGAGAGCTTCCAGGCATTGAGCATGACTGTGCGATCATCCGCTTTGGCAATCGAACGGCCTATGCCGCCGTGCTGATTGATCAGCTTCAGAATAAGGAAGCAGGCAGAAGGACAATCAGTGAAATCGGGAAGTTAATTTATGAAGAGCTTACAGACATGTAA
- a CDS encoding MFS transporter, protein MNKQESGYRWVVFGTVLFAYFLIVSQRTAPGLITDQLMKDFHVSASTIGLMIGIQFLAYAGLQIPVGLLADRYGPNRFLIIGTLLTGLGSLLYSLAPNEYVLIFSRFLVGTGDAAIFVNLVLILSQWFKAKEFVSLLGVVAMVASLGSLSATVPFSLWISFAGWRLPFLSIGIILVVSAFLLFTVLISRPKRIFKDDSKARKSPIKNRESAWIILRRMFSTRQAWATFLCHFGVVGTYVGFIGSWGVPYGIDVFGLSRSEASQLIMYGLFGAIIGGPLISWITSRLDSIKKIYTLIHLIVLFSWSGLFLAGVKPPFIMIVVLLFIIGFGNGASSLTFAVVRESFPMEQVGVVSGFANMGGFLSAVLLPSVFGNVLDLYPQDSINVGYHYGFIIPVLFSLMGLFGVMLIKEGKKEEQTS, encoded by the coding sequence ATGAATAAACAGGAAAGCGGCTATAGATGGGTGGTATTTGGCACCGTACTATTTGCTTACTTCTTAATTGTAAGCCAAAGAACAGCTCCAGGACTTATTACCGATCAATTAATGAAAGATTTTCATGTTTCAGCTTCTACCATTGGTCTTATGATCGGCATTCAATTTTTAGCCTATGCAGGATTACAAATTCCGGTTGGTCTATTAGCAGACCGATATGGTCCCAATCGATTTCTTATTATAGGTACGCTTCTTACTGGGCTGGGAAGCCTTCTCTACAGTCTTGCTCCCAATGAATATGTATTGATTTTTTCCCGATTTTTAGTTGGAACGGGAGATGCAGCCATTTTTGTCAATTTGGTTTTAATCTTAAGTCAATGGTTTAAGGCAAAGGAATTTGTAAGTTTGTTAGGTGTGGTTGCCATGGTTGCGAGCCTTGGTTCATTATCAGCTACCGTGCCTTTTTCCTTGTGGATTTCATTCGCAGGCTGGAGATTGCCATTCCTTAGCATAGGAATTATTTTAGTGGTTTCTGCCTTTCTTCTATTTACTGTTCTTATATCGAGACCAAAACGAATATTTAAAGATGATTCCAAAGCGAGGAAAAGTCCTATTAAAAACCGGGAAAGTGCTTGGATAATATTACGCCGAATGTTTTCTACTCGCCAAGCCTGGGCAACGTTCCTTTGCCACTTTGGAGTGGTCGGCACATATGTAGGATTTATCGGTTCGTGGGGAGTTCCATATGGAATTGATGTGTTTGGATTGTCTCGTTCAGAGGCAAGCCAGCTTATTATGTATGGTCTTTTTGGAGCCATCATTGGAGGTCCTTTAATTAGCTGGATTACAAGCCGGCTAGATTCTATTAAAAAAATCTACACCCTTATTCATCTCATTGTATTGTTTAGTTGGAGCGGGTTGTTTTTGGCAGGTGTGAAACCTCCCTTTATTATGATCGTGGTTTTGCTTTTTATTATAGGTTTTGGAAATGGAGCAAGCTCATTAACTTTTGCAGTGGTACGGGAATCCTTTCCCATGGAACAAGTGGGTGTTGTATCAGGATTTGCCAATATGGGCGGATTCTTAAGTGCAGTTTTATTGCCAAGTGTTTTCGGAAATGTACTGGATCTATATCCTCAAGATTCTATAAATGTTGGCTATCATTATGGATTTATCATTCCTGTCCTATTTTCTTTAATGGGATTGTTCGGTGTCATGTTGATAAAAGAGGGAAAAAAAGAGGAACAAACGTCTTAA
- a CDS encoding ATP-binding protein codes for MKIDNELETLRKENQLLKELITQWPTAFTYVNPELELAVCKEKADLPPSIQKMTSAQLTAHTNQRLCLSSSAIDSFHHTEAFLSDIFDLVAHHVVFIDEAGIVTLCNLQAAKDHGVNRDEIIGRHLRELVCIPDDQLLTLETARTGIEFIDREVLDKNYGILNTKILWNSDGSIKRVIGTFYFLNAIKEAEKQAIAGRIAAGIAHEIRNPLTTVRGFLQVLQASADPETKSLFQTILIPEIDRANKIISDFLSIAKPAEIRSEHFEVKEFLLNHLGRILESESLLYSIEFQVKIDPTAEGIYILGNKDELLQVFLNLFQNSFQAKNTDPLRIHISCTRQENRLQISFSDNGKGIIPSALHHIFDPFFSTKDSGTGLGLSVSKKIVENHKGTMTASSDENGTIFYLDFPVWEEQR; via the coding sequence ATGAAAATTGATAATGAACTAGAAACATTACGAAAAGAAAATCAGCTTTTAAAAGAACTCATCACACAATGGCCTACTGCATTTACTTATGTAAATCCGGAACTCGAGCTTGCGGTTTGCAAAGAGAAGGCAGACTTGCCTCCATCCATTCAGAAAATGACCAGCGCACAGCTGACGGCTCACACAAATCAGCGCCTCTGCCTATCATCATCAGCTATTGATTCATTTCATCACACAGAAGCTTTTCTATCCGACATCTTCGATTTAGTTGCCCATCATGTTGTTTTTATTGATGAAGCGGGCATTGTTACTTTATGCAATCTTCAAGCAGCAAAGGATCACGGGGTCAACCGGGACGAGATTATCGGCAGGCATTTAAGGGAGCTTGTATGCATTCCAGACGATCAGCTTCTGACACTTGAAACCGCCCGCACCGGGATTGAATTCATTGACCGTGAAGTACTTGATAAAAATTATGGAATCCTGAATACGAAAATCCTCTGGAATAGCGACGGATCCATTAAACGGGTAATCGGCACCTTCTACTTTTTAAACGCTATAAAAGAAGCCGAAAAACAGGCGATCGCCGGCAGAATTGCCGCTGGAATTGCCCATGAAATCAGAAATCCATTAACAACGGTCCGAGGCTTTCTTCAGGTGCTTCAAGCTTCAGCAGATCCTGAAACGAAAAGCTTATTTCAGACAATTTTAATTCCTGAAATCGACCGGGCAAATAAAATCATTTCAGATTTCCTGAGCATCGCAAAACCTGCCGAAATTCGGTCTGAGCATTTTGAAGTGAAAGAATTTCTCCTGAATCATTTAGGAAGAATCTTAGAAAGCGAATCGCTTCTTTACTCCATTGAGTTTCAAGTCAAAATTGACCCCACTGCAGAAGGGATATATATCCTTGGAAATAAGGATGAACTTCTTCAGGTCTTTCTGAATTTGTTTCAAAATTCTTTTCAGGCAAAAAACACAGATCCGCTTAGAATTCACATCTCTTGCACGCGCCAGGAAAATCGGCTGCAAATCAGTTTTTCTGATAATGGAAAAGGCATTATCCCTTCCGCTCTGCATCATATATTCGATCCATTCTTCTCTACAAAAGACAGCGGAACAGGACTCGGTCTCTCTGTTTCGAAAAAAATTGTCGAGAACCATAAGGGTACAATGACGGCAAGCAGTGACGAAAACGGTACTATATTTTATCTGGATTTCCCTGTTTGGGAGGAGCAGCGTTAA
- a CDS encoding dimethylarginine dimethylaminohydrolase family protein, with the protein MGEFILTTIRKPDQTLACFSEYDSLKRVLVCQPNYMRITEVINETQRHYADENIDSELAIRQHQQFVRTLEENGAEVIMLTPYEKYPEQVFTRDIGFTLGKTVYVSEMGQDIRQGEEEVLRSWLDVQGYPQQCLKEHRIEGGDVIIDRTAIFVGVSDRTCMHAIEKLQSLVPAFEVIPVPINEKYLHLDCVFNVLSETEALIFPYAFEEKELKMLKRRYNLIEVSEAEQFTMGTNVLSIGDRKIISLPVNKNVNKQLRDRGYEVIEVDITEIIKSGGSFRCCTLPILRAV; encoded by the coding sequence ATGGGGGAATTTATTTTGACGACCATTCGAAAACCAGATCAGACGTTAGCCTGTTTTAGCGAATATGATTCATTAAAGCGGGTGCTGGTATGTCAGCCAAACTATATGCGGATCACCGAAGTTATTAATGAAACACAGAGGCATTATGCCGATGAAAATATAGATTCAGAGCTCGCAATCAGACAGCATCAGCAGTTTGTCCGGACATTAGAGGAAAATGGGGCAGAAGTAATTATGCTCACACCTTATGAAAAATACCCTGAGCAAGTATTCACCCGTGACATCGGCTTCACTTTAGGCAAAACCGTTTACGTTTCGGAAATGGGCCAGGACATCAGACAGGGAGAGGAAGAAGTGCTGCGCAGCTGGCTTGATGTACAGGGCTATCCGCAGCAATGTCTGAAAGAACACCGGATTGAAGGCGGAGACGTGATCATCGACAGAACGGCTATTTTCGTTGGGGTGAGTGACAGAACGTGTATGCATGCGATCGAAAAACTGCAGTCGCTTGTTCCAGCCTTTGAGGTTATACCTGTTCCGATAAATGAAAAATACCTTCATCTAGACTGTGTATTTAATGTCCTGTCCGAAACGGAAGCCCTGATCTTTCCATATGCTTTTGAAGAGAAAGAACTGAAAATGCTTAAGCGGCGCTACAACTTAATTGAAGTATCGGAAGCCGAACAGTTTACAATGGGCACAAACGTCCTTTCGATAGGCGATAGAAAAATCATCAGTCTTCCTGTTAATAAAAATGTAAACAAACAGCTCAGAGACAGAGGGTATGAGGTGATTGAAGTGGATATCACTGAAATCATCAAATCTGGAGGCTCTTTCAGATGCTGTACATTACCTATTTTAAGAGCGGTATAA
- a CDS encoding LacI family DNA-binding transcriptional regulator gives MKKATMKDIASQANVSVATVSYVLNNAENQSIPAETKERVLQIAKKLNYVPNLAARSLVKQKTGLIGILINRSAHEGVWRRAHHAEFIFELEQLLTKQGYHVVLSSIDVEKPNLEIIAERKLDGVFLIDVREDFFYSISNTVPAGVPLVLVDSVIDDELFYKVMFDYKRAFSAAKKQLKGKSAVLIMEKFHNAGLTEHIKMASGLSEGDIHLMEDEKVLAEFLARNTDQSAIILNEFLASTVSKFRNIEDDAVICTSNCPEILPVGAKMVLFRDSKANIAFKVLSDLIKDNRGLHLEKYTNIPAE, from the coding sequence ATGAAAAAAGCAACAATGAAAGATATTGCGTCTCAAGCGAATGTTTCTGTTGCGACTGTGAGCTACGTTTTAAATAATGCAGAAAATCAATCGATTCCAGCAGAGACAAAGGAACGTGTGCTCCAGATTGCAAAGAAATTGAATTATGTGCCTAACCTTGCTGCAAGATCACTTGTTAAGCAGAAGACAGGGTTAATCGGAATTCTTATAAACCGCTCTGCACACGAAGGGGTATGGAGACGCGCGCATCACGCCGAGTTTATTTTTGAGCTTGAGCAGCTGCTGACAAAACAGGGGTATCACGTTGTGCTTTCAAGTATTGATGTGGAGAAGCCCAATCTTGAGATTATCGCAGAACGGAAGCTTGATGGCGTTTTCCTGATTGATGTCCGGGAAGATTTCTTCTACAGCATCTCAAACACCGTTCCAGCAGGAGTGCCGCTCGTACTCGTTGACAGTGTAATTGATGATGAATTGTTTTACAAGGTCATGTTTGATTACAAGAGAGCTTTTTCAGCTGCAAAAAAACAGCTGAAAGGAAAATCAGCCGTTTTAATTATGGAGAAGTTTCACAATGCTGGACTTACTGAGCATATTAAGATGGCGTCGGGTCTTTCAGAGGGTGACATACATCTTATGGAGGATGAAAAAGTCCTTGCTGAATTTTTAGCAAGGAACACTGATCAATCAGCGATTATTCTAAACGAGTTTTTGGCCTCCACTGTATCGAAATTCCGGAACATTGAAGATGATGCCGTGATTTGCACATCCAATTGTCCGGAGATCCTTCCTGTGGGAGCAAAAATGGTTTTATTCAGGGATTCTAAAGCGAATATTGCATTCAAGGTTTTATCCGATCTTATTAAAGACAACAGAGGTTTGCATTTAGAAAAATACACTAATATACCGGCAGAGTAG
- a CDS encoding glycoside hydrolase family 13 protein has translation MLKEAVYHRPKNNFAYAYDKDTLHIRLQTKKNDAEKVNLIWGDPFTWEQESKGVWKWKSEEHIGMTLLGRTELYDIWTAALKPPHRRLKYGFEILSGDQTLIFTEQGFLDKKPQDHNGYYFTFPYINEEDIFAAPSWVKDTVWYQIFPERFANGDQALNPKDALPWGSTEPTAANSFGGDFKGIIQNINYLVKLGITGIYFTPIFKAFSNHKYDTIDYLEIDPQFGDKETFKKLMKVCHENGIKVMLDAVFNHCGYEFPPFQDVVVNGEASKYRDWFHIDQFPLKKDGKVHYETFGFSENMPKLRTGNPEVREYLLEVGRYWVKEFGIDGWRLDVANEVSHDFWREFRKEIKTIDPEVYILGEVWHDAMPWLQGDQFDAVMNYPYTSVAIDYFAHGKVTASEFISRTSEALLMYPEQVSEVAFNLLGSHDTPRIATVCGENTDKVKQLFAFLLSSPGAPCIYYGDEIGMTGVMDPGCRKCMIWDEEKQDGELLKFITQMIELRKNNPAFGNKGKIQFVEAGREDQHIMYTKTFNDEKILFILNGENHPIDVSLPENLKKASCLLTGQEILSSTLALDAHGLSIISYE, from the coding sequence ATGTTAAAAGAAGCGGTTTACCACCGTCCTAAAAATAATTTTGCATATGCTTATGATAAAGATACGCTGCACATCCGTCTGCAGACAAAGAAAAATGATGCTGAAAAGGTGAATTTGATCTGGGGAGATCCATTCACGTGGGAGCAGGAAAGCAAAGGAGTCTGGAAATGGAAGTCTGAAGAGCATATCGGGATGACTCTGCTTGGAAGAACGGAGCTTTACGATATTTGGACGGCTGCGCTTAAACCACCGCATAGACGTTTGAAGTATGGGTTTGAGATACTATCGGGAGATCAAACACTCATTTTTACGGAGCAGGGATTTTTGGATAAAAAGCCGCAAGATCATAACGGTTACTATTTTACCTTCCCTTATATTAATGAAGAAGATATTTTTGCTGCCCCGTCATGGGTCAAGGACACGGTCTGGTATCAGATTTTTCCTGAACGCTTTGCGAATGGAGACCAAGCCCTGAACCCTAAAGATGCTTTGCCTTGGGGAAGTACAGAGCCGACAGCAGCGAACAGCTTTGGCGGAGACTTTAAAGGGATCATTCAAAATATTAATTACCTTGTGAAGCTTGGGATTACGGGTATTTATTTCACCCCTATTTTTAAAGCGTTTTCGAATCACAAGTACGATACGATTGATTATTTAGAAATTGATCCGCAGTTTGGAGACAAAGAAACGTTTAAAAAGTTAATGAAGGTCTGTCATGAAAATGGCATTAAAGTGATGCTTGATGCTGTGTTTAATCATTGCGGCTATGAGTTTCCGCCGTTTCAGGATGTGGTCGTAAACGGAGAAGCGTCAAAATATAGAGATTGGTTCCACATTGATCAGTTTCCGCTGAAAAAAGACGGCAAGGTTCATTACGAAACGTTCGGTTTCTCGGAAAATATGCCAAAGCTCAGAACAGGGAATCCTGAAGTGCGGGAATATTTGCTTGAAGTTGGGCGGTACTGGGTGAAGGAATTTGGCATTGACGGATGGAGACTCGATGTGGCAAATGAGGTTTCCCATGACTTCTGGCGCGAGTTCCGCAAAGAAATTAAAACGATTGATCCTGAGGTTTATATTTTAGGAGAGGTGTGGCATGATGCAATGCCTTGGCTGCAGGGTGATCAGTTTGATGCAGTAATGAATTATCCGTACACAAGTGTGGCAATCGACTATTTTGCTCACGGAAAAGTAACGGCATCAGAATTTATCAGCCGAACATCAGAAGCTCTACTTATGTATCCTGAGCAAGTGTCGGAAGTTGCATTTAACTTGCTTGGAAGTCATGACACTCCTCGTATCGCTACTGTCTGCGGAGAAAATACAGATAAAGTAAAGCAGCTTTTCGCTTTTCTGCTTTCATCACCGGGCGCACCGTGTATTTATTATGGGGACGAAATAGGCATGACGGGCGTGATGGATCCAGGCTGCCGTAAATGCATGATTTGGGATGAGGAAAAACAGGACGGGGAATTATTGAAATTTATTACGCAGATGATTGAGCTTCGCAAAAACAATCCGGCCTTCGGCAACAAGGGGAAAATTCAATTTGTCGAAGCTGGCCGAGAAGATCAGCATATCATGTATACAAAAACGTTTAACGATGAGAAAATCCTGTTCATTTTAAACGGGGAAAATCATCCAATTGATGTTTCTCTTCCTGAGAATTTAAAGAAGGCTTCATGCCTATTAACAGGTCAAGAGATTTTAAGTTCAACACTTGCACTTGATGCTCATGGGCTCAGCATCATCTCATATGAATAA